A genomic stretch from Sphingobacterium sp. ML3W includes:
- a CDS encoding TolC family protein: MKQYKMAPILGLLLALFAQSLYAQHTANAHILNLEEIWKVAETNNCQLKLSDFSLQQSNLEILEAKDRLLPELSVGADVKLNSKFLIYDNGLFSSPQDVPVKGYGYGVGYNLDFNLYNGGKDKRNIVMKKEEEIRTHYEVDLQKHSVKYNVAVAYFDLYKFLHFHDFLDAEIEAEKKQLALVESLHKNGTVLKSDVLRTSVKLSQLELSLSDVAKRIEIAKQRLNILMGRENDAELVIKHQDTIELKAITEEGSYYDYVDIAFNKSPEYKIVHSDIKLSELNIKQIKATRLPKVSLYSHYNYTYPQISFYPYSNDLWGFGQTGIKVQFSIDNLYKSKHSIAHAEVVSNQAKEKANIKKDEIYLQVKEAYLQQRQALESVEAAKQNIIKTSETVRVIRSSYLNQESLLTDLLEAENALLEAKFNLTTAQTNVKLTHIRLLAIIGIL, from the coding sequence ATGAAACAATATAAAATGGCCCCGATTTTGGGCTTATTGTTAGCCCTATTTGCACAATCTCTCTATGCCCAGCATACAGCTAATGCGCACATATTAAACTTGGAAGAAATTTGGAAAGTTGCCGAAACAAATAACTGTCAACTGAAACTATCTGACTTCAGTCTTCAGCAAAGTAATTTAGAAATATTAGAGGCAAAAGACCGTTTGTTGCCGGAACTTTCGGTTGGTGCAGATGTAAAACTCAATTCCAAATTCCTGATCTATGACAATGGACTATTCTCTTCTCCACAGGATGTGCCTGTAAAAGGTTACGGTTATGGAGTGGGCTACAACTTGGACTTCAATCTTTATAATGGTGGTAAAGACAAAAGAAACATCGTCATGAAAAAGGAAGAAGAGATACGCACACACTATGAAGTTGATCTGCAAAAGCACAGCGTAAAATACAATGTTGCAGTTGCATATTTTGATTTGTACAAGTTTCTGCATTTCCATGATTTTCTTGATGCAGAAATTGAAGCAGAAAAAAAACAACTGGCACTCGTAGAAAGCCTGCATAAAAACGGCACTGTACTAAAGAGTGATGTACTGAGAACCTCCGTAAAATTATCGCAACTGGAGCTCAGCCTTTCTGATGTTGCGAAGAGGATTGAAATCGCCAAACAACGGCTCAATATTCTGATGGGGCGCGAAAATGATGCTGAGCTGGTAATAAAACACCAAGATACAATTGAATTAAAAGCTATCACAGAAGAAGGTAGCTACTACGATTATGTAGATATCGCTTTCAACAAATCGCCAGAGTACAAGATAGTCCATAGCGATATTAAATTGAGTGAGCTGAACATCAAGCAGATAAAAGCGACACGATTGCCCAAAGTCTCCTTGTATTCACATTACAATTACACGTATCCGCAGATTTCATTCTATCCGTATTCGAATGATTTATGGGGATTTGGTCAGACAGGGATTAAAGTCCAGTTTTCTATCGATAACCTATACAAAAGCAAACATTCCATCGCTCATGCCGAAGTGGTCAGTAATCAGGCAAAAGAAAAAGCGAACATTAAAAAAGATGAAATCTATCTTCAGGTAAAAGAAGCTTATTTACAGCAACGACAGGCTTTAGAGAGCGTGGAAGCAGCGAAGCAAAATATCATTAAAACCTCCGAAACTGTTCGTGTTATCAGAAGTAGCTACTTAAACCAGGAATCTCTTCTGACCGATCTTCTGGAAGCCGAAAATGCTTTATTGGAAGCTAAATTTAATCTGACAACAGCACAAACAAACGTAAAACTCACGCATATCAGGCTATTGGCAATTATCGGAATTCTTTAA
- a CDS encoding HlyD family secretion protein — MNKNKTDKIVVSLTKWFGITLFVGIIIWGATYFLKGYRYEQTNDAQIDAYLSPINAKVGGYIRKIYYKDNQQVKRGDTLVVIELDEYALKKDAVSAELMSSQAKLPILAASEKTQIKSIEVIKAQLAGAKARLNQQQKEFDRYKNLLADGSTTQQKFDNISASLSITQSDYDQTKASLQVAESRLNNFRVERNAIQAEIKIKEALLERQELDIKYTIITAPFDGQIGKKTIQAGQLIQPGQTLAFLLNKTEEKWVMANFKETQIGKFKIGQAVSIEVDAFPNEKFTGTIESLSPTTGSRYSLLPPDNATGNFVKIIQRIPVRIELTDTPEKLTKLSAGMNANVYVLKD; from the coding sequence ATGAACAAAAATAAAACAGATAAAATTGTTGTAAGCCTGACTAAATGGTTTGGTATCACATTATTCGTAGGAATCATTATTTGGGGAGCTACCTATTTCTTAAAAGGATATCGCTATGAACAGACCAATGACGCTCAGATCGATGCCTATCTTTCCCCAATAAATGCAAAAGTAGGTGGTTATATCCGTAAAATATATTATAAGGACAATCAGCAGGTTAAAAGAGGCGATACGCTTGTGGTGATTGAATTGGATGAGTACGCGTTGAAAAAAGATGCTGTGTCGGCAGAACTCATGAGCTCACAGGCCAAATTACCGATTTTGGCTGCCAGCGAAAAAACGCAGATTAAAAGCATTGAAGTCATAAAGGCCCAATTGGCAGGTGCTAAAGCGAGATTGAACCAGCAGCAAAAAGAATTTGACCGATATAAAAATCTACTGGCTGACGGATCTACCACACAACAAAAATTTGACAACATCAGTGCTTCTTTATCCATCACACAATCAGATTATGACCAGACAAAAGCTTCTTTACAAGTCGCTGAATCCAGACTAAATAATTTCAGGGTAGAGCGCAATGCCATACAGGCAGAAATAAAGATCAAAGAAGCACTTCTTGAAAGACAGGAATTGGACATTAAATATACCATTATCACTGCACCTTTTGATGGACAAATCGGTAAAAAGACCATTCAGGCAGGACAATTGATACAACCCGGACAGACATTGGCATTCTTGCTGAACAAAACCGAGGAAAAATGGGTAATGGCAAATTTTAAGGAAACACAGATTGGTAAATTCAAAATCGGGCAAGCAGTATCTATTGAAGTCGATGCTTTTCCGAATGAAAAATTTACGGGTACAATCGAGTCCCTTTCGCCAACCACAGGTTCCCGTTATTCGCTACTTCCACCAGATAATGCTACAGGTAATTTTGTGAAAATCATCCAACGTATTCCTGTTCGGATTGAACTTACCGATACGCCCGAAAAATTAACTAAGCTTTCTGCCGGAATGAATGCGAATGTTTACGTTTTAAAAGATTAA
- a CDS encoding MFS transporter, translating to MQAHKIPIFKSWVSEWMARSVIFVILMTCLFSFAFYGSPVAAMGFYGIQPTDVQYGMVVVYGSTVAFLALDFRIVKYFAPREYLLLALAVNAICSVVCFYFKDWTLFIFCQFLQGITCALMSGIVLQLIFPRLQSVRARVIAYSLLYGSIQIAVPFYSIYTSVVIHFFDFNWLFYGFIIIIIILTCVVLLTMNSKARFTKKIPLYQVDWIGYLFYVSFILILGYILVYGRQLGWYDSSLIITLSLVNLIILSLFIIRELKLKRPLINLQIFEAKNFVIGLLLLFTFYIFKGSTGLTYGYLEAILGNHPLSTIPVWAAVIFGTTLSMFITSRFVLMGYNLIRMIIVGFGLMAVYYAYMILFVSVQGETIDFLLPMFIYGVATGVLFVPIVSFTASSAPSKIALNASLVGILARFTGFTASLALNNELQLFAKSSVREKVRESLTETNPQLPVTLLDIQNQYINGGSDIYTSKTGSLGYFNQMVGHQILARATRDYYDLMLTGLIFVIIILLFLPQIQHVVLRLRKGNVPY from the coding sequence ATGCAAGCACATAAAATACCAATTTTCAAATCCTGGGTATCTGAATGGATGGCAAGATCCGTCATATTTGTTATTCTGATGACCTGTCTGTTTAGTTTTGCTTTTTATGGAAGTCCGGTTGCAGCGATGGGCTTTTACGGAATACAACCTACCGATGTACAGTATGGTATGGTCGTTGTCTATGGTTCTACCGTTGCTTTCCTGGCACTGGATTTTAGAATCGTAAAATATTTTGCACCAAGGGAATATCTACTGCTAGCACTTGCAGTAAATGCAATATGTTCTGTAGTTTGTTTTTATTTCAAAGATTGGACATTATTTATTTTCTGCCAGTTTTTGCAAGGTATTACCTGTGCGTTGATGTCAGGAATAGTGTTACAGCTTATTTTTCCACGGTTACAGTCTGTACGTGCCCGTGTGATTGCTTATAGTCTTCTTTATGGCAGTATACAAATAGCTGTGCCATTTTACTCTATCTATACCAGTGTAGTCATTCATTTCTTTGATTTCAACTGGTTATTCTACGGATTTATTATCATAATCATCATACTGACGTGTGTTGTGTTACTTACGATGAACAGTAAAGCCCGGTTTACCAAAAAGATACCACTTTATCAGGTGGATTGGATAGGCTATTTATTTTATGTGTCTTTTATCTTGATATTAGGATACATCCTTGTGTACGGACGACAATTGGGATGGTATGATAGTTCACTGATCATTACCCTAAGTTTAGTTAACCTAATCATTCTTTCTCTTTTTATTATCAGAGAATTAAAACTTAAACGACCATTAATCAATTTACAGATCTTTGAGGCAAAGAATTTTGTTATAGGGCTTTTGCTTCTTTTTACCTTTTATATCTTTAAAGGGAGTACAGGGCTAACCTATGGTTATCTTGAAGCAATTTTAGGAAACCATCCACTGAGTACCATTCCGGTATGGGCCGCTGTAATTTTTGGAACTACACTGAGTATGTTTATTACGTCTCGATTTGTATTGATGGGTTATAACCTGATCAGGATGATTATTGTTGGTTTTGGGTTGATGGCCGTATATTATGCCTATATGATACTATTTGTGTCTGTACAGGGCGAAACAATCGATTTCCTTCTACCTATGTTTATTTATGGTGTGGCAACAGGTGTATTGTTTGTTCCGATTGTTTCATTTACCGCATCATCAGCACCGTCTAAAATAGCTTTAAATGCTTCGCTTGTAGGGATATTAGCTAGGTTCACTGGGTTTACAGCTAGTCTGGCACTTAATAACGAACTTCAATTATTTGCAAAATCATCAGTAAGGGAAAAGGTTCGGGAATCACTCACCGAAACGAACCCTCAATTGCCTGTCACATTACTGGATATTCAAAACCAATACATAAATGGAGGTAGTGATATTTATACATCAAAAACAGGATCCTTAGGCTATTTTAATCAGATGGTAGGCCATCAAATATTGGCTCGTGCTACTAGAGATTATTATGATTTGATGTTAACAGGTTTGATTTTCGTCATCATTATTTTACTCTTCTTACCTCAAATTCAACATGTTGTTTTGAGATTAAGAAAAGGAAATGTTCCTTATTAA
- a CDS encoding class I SAM-dependent methyltransferase: protein MDNPLKSKFKISPTASLVLCLASEIYQDGKTCQAYLENIETSEGELLLKSFKQIFEHSESIAVLRKRYIRNLFDYYANQFTQFQVCILGAGLDPISLYLLEQYDHQIETIFEVDIEFMDEKRALYTELIGDQDKVKLITHDATDIAPLLDELKRLGHHSSSPTIFLLEGFVYYISRDKFSTLLEKLAAADGKKVVILDYVLPFETIHESNREKSRLMLRSLEQGLGWPIMVYHKFDITGLIQFFKGDIITSDSTQSMEKKLYGENEIYVHPASGFMEMISFQFS from the coding sequence ATGGACAACCCCTTAAAAAGTAAATTTAAAATTTCACCAACTGCTAGCTTAGTACTTTGTTTAGCAAGCGAAATTTACCAAGATGGAAAAACATGCCAGGCATATTTAGAAAATATTGAAACTTCAGAAGGGGAACTGCTTTTAAAGAGCTTTAAACAAATTTTCGAACACTCCGAGTCAATCGCTGTACTGAGAAAAAGATATATCCGTAATCTTTTCGATTACTACGCTAATCAATTCACACAATTCCAGGTCTGTATTTTAGGAGCAGGTCTTGACCCAATTTCACTCTATCTACTAGAGCAATACGACCATCAAATTGAAACAATCTTTGAAGTTGATATTGAATTTATGGATGAAAAACGGGCTCTCTATACAGAATTGATCGGTGATCAGGATAAAGTGAAGCTGATCACTCATGATGCTACCGATATTGCCCCCTTGTTGGATGAATTAAAAAGATTGGGCCATCATTCGTCAAGTCCCACTATATTCCTACTGGAAGGTTTTGTCTATTACATCAGCCGGGATAAGTTCAGTACACTGCTTGAAAAATTAGCCGCTGCTGATGGAAAGAAAGTGGTCATACTAGACTACGTTTTACCATTTGAAACCATTCATGAAAGCAATCGAGAGAAATCCCGCCTCATGCTCCGTTCCCTGGAACAGGGCTTAGGCTGGCCAATCATGGTCTATCACAAATTTGATATAACTGGATTAATCCAATTTTTTAAAGGAGATATAATAACATCTGATTCGACACAGTCGATGGAGAAAAAATTATATGGAGAAAACGAAATTTACGTCCATCCAGCTAGTGGCTTTATGGAAATGATAAGTTTCCAGTTTTCATAA
- a CDS encoding Imm70 family immunity protein — protein sequence MVGLKVGPIFYKIGNGNILHSFFSTVAYNLENNKWGSRFPFIMEELYYRSLSPEKVDLASEEIKKIFAELQEYAPSMVIWDIENLSKRPPWGDNIAGTITSLDNYFYTSDGENLSVVFDKALVTAKRVNKEVLVYSL from the coding sequence ATGGTAGGATTAAAAGTAGGCCCAATCTTTTATAAAATAGGTAATGGCAATATTCTACATTCATTCTTTTCAACAGTTGCTTACAACCTTGAGAACAATAAATGGGGGAGTCGTTTCCCCTTCATTATGGAAGAATTATACTATAGAAGTTTATCTCCAGAGAAAGTAGATCTGGCGAGCGAAGAAATAAAAAAGATTTTTGCCGAATTGCAAGAATATGCTCCTTCTATGGTAATCTGGGATATTGAAAATCTGTCAAAACGGCCGCCATGGGGTGATAATATCGCTGGAACAATAACCAGCCTGGACAATTATTTTTATACCAGCGATGGTGAAAATCTATCAGTTGTATTCGATAAAGCCCTGGTTACTGCTAAGAGAGTTAATAAAGAAGTGCTAGTCTATAGTTTATAA